A part of Synchiropus splendidus isolate RoL2022-P1 chromosome 19, RoL_Sspl_1.0, whole genome shotgun sequence genomic DNA contains:
- the txn2 gene encoding thioredoxin, mitochondrial isoform X1 — MSPSLHDLHRRTVLCIFSVLMAHRLLMRRLWRLSASDICCLQTCSASAHFSTSLQCARVSFLSPSRSLPRTLLHASRRDISFNVQDQEDFTERVINSDLPVLVDFHAQWCGPCKILGPRLEKAIAKQKGRVAMAKVDIDDHTDLAIEYGVSAVPTVIAMRGGDVVDQFVGIKDDDELDSFVSKIIGQ; from the exons ATGTCTCCAAGTCTACATGACCTTCATAGACGAACTGTGCTCTGCATTTTCAGCGTTCTA ATGGCTCACAGACTCCTCATGCGCAGACTCTGGAGGCTCTCCGCCAGCGATATCTGTTGCCTTCAGACGTGTTCGGCCTCGGCACATTTTTCCACGTCGCTGCAGTGCGCTCGGGTCTCATTCCTCTCGCCCTCACGCTCGCTGCCTCGCACCCTGCTACACGCATCACGCAGGGACATCTCCTTTAACGTTCAGGACCAGGAGGATTTCACTGAGAGGGTGATCAACAGTGACTTGCCTGTACTAGTCGACTTTCATGCGCA ATGGTGTGGCCCCTGTAAGATCCTTGGACCACGGTTGGAGAAGGCCATCGCCAAACAGAAGGGGCGTGTTGCCATGGCGAAGGTGGACATTGACGACCACACAGACCTAGCGATCGAATATGGG GTTTCTGCCGTCCCGACAGTCATCGCCATGCGAGGCGGAGACGTTGTCGACCAGTTTGTAGGGAtcaaagatgatgatgagctgGACTCATTTGTGAGCAAAATCATCGGACAGTAA
- the txn2 gene encoding thioredoxin, mitochondrial isoform X2, translated as MAHRLLMRRLWRLSASDICCLQTCSASAHFSTSLQCARVSFLSPSRSLPRTLLHASRRDISFNVQDQEDFTERVINSDLPVLVDFHAQWCGPCKILGPRLEKAIAKQKGRVAMAKVDIDDHTDLAIEYGVSAVPTVIAMRGGDVVDQFVGIKDDDELDSFVSKIIGQ; from the exons ATGGCTCACAGACTCCTCATGCGCAGACTCTGGAGGCTCTCCGCCAGCGATATCTGTTGCCTTCAGACGTGTTCGGCCTCGGCACATTTTTCCACGTCGCTGCAGTGCGCTCGGGTCTCATTCCTCTCGCCCTCACGCTCGCTGCCTCGCACCCTGCTACACGCATCACGCAGGGACATCTCCTTTAACGTTCAGGACCAGGAGGATTTCACTGAGAGGGTGATCAACAGTGACTTGCCTGTACTAGTCGACTTTCATGCGCA ATGGTGTGGCCCCTGTAAGATCCTTGGACCACGGTTGGAGAAGGCCATCGCCAAACAGAAGGGGCGTGTTGCCATGGCGAAGGTGGACATTGACGACCACACAGACCTAGCGATCGAATATGGG GTTTCTGCCGTCCCGACAGTCATCGCCATGCGAGGCGGAGACGTTGTCGACCAGTTTGTAGGGAtcaaagatgatgatgagctgGACTCATTTGTGAGCAAAATCATCGGACAGTAA